From Fundulus heteroclitus isolate FHET01 chromosome 5, MU-UCD_Fhet_4.1, whole genome shotgun sequence, a single genomic window includes:
- the si:dkeyp-75b4.8 gene encoding lipopolysaccharide-induced tumor necrosis factor-alpha factor homolog, with protein MEPPSYEEASRHLSVQLAGDPTQPSPPSYTSGQSPSTPPPTYVEAVHPNAFPVLTLPTGETAVVPPPGVTVHPLTQIDERAARSHRAPSVVVVSQPQPVPIHVASLRDSPGFVRCPHCQQLVTSNVKYVAGSSAWCTCVILGLLGLICGFCLIPLCMKSMQDAHHSCPNCGKKLHIYER; from the exons ATGGAACCACCTTCATACGAGGAGGCCAGTCGCCACCTTTCTGTTCAGCTCGCAGGAGACCCGACCCAACCATCTCCTCCTTCCTACACCTCCGGCCAGTCCCCATCGACGCCTCCTCCGACCTATGTAGAGGCCG TTCACCCGAATGCCTTTCCTGTCCTGACTCTACCCACCGGGGAAACCGCTGTGGTCCCGCCACCTGGAGTCACAGTCCATCCTCTTACACAAA tTGATGAAAGAGCAGCCAGAAGTCACAGAGCTCCGTCTGTAGTGGTTGTGTCTCAGCCACAGCCAGTTCCCATCCACGTGGCAAGTCTGAGAGACTCTCCTGGTTTTGTTCGCTGTCCTCACTGCCAGCAGCTCGTCACCAGCAATGTCAAGTATGTGGCTGGGAGCTCTGCGTGGTGCACCTGTGTCATTCTTGGGTTGCTGGG GTTGATCTGCGGTTTCTGTCTTATTCCACTTTGCATGAAGAGCATGCAAGATGCACATCACTCTTGTCCAAACTGCGGCAAAAAACTGCACATTTATGAAAGATGA
- the pdia2 gene encoding protein disulfide-isomerase A2: MRTHKLLSIALLGLLLLLLLGASSIQAADPDGDPEEAAEARGDASAETSEDTSEETDEEPKKEKTTEIEEEKDVLVLHINNFDRALSENKYLLVEFYAPWCGHCKQFEPVYAEAAEKLKDEEAGMRLAKVDAIEERELADEFDIGSFPTLKMFVGGDRQKPVDYTGKRSVVGIIQWMKRRAGPATSNLDSVDSAAKFIAAHNISVVGFFNSLESESAKVFEEAAYDLTDVEFGVTSTPEVFQKYEVKSDSVVLFKKFDDGREDYIWSKEEKLDMSNLTSFIKESSLELIIPFSSEVADKIFTSRIRLHSLLFINSTVASQAELLEEAKPIAKEFKGKMLFIVINVTEALSHVLNYFGVSESDAPTARLINMETQKKFSIPSGSLTADSLRRLCQEVVDGSAKPYYRSEEIPEDWDKEPVKVLVGKNFESVALDPTKNVFVEFYAPWCGHCKELAPIWDQLAQKYADHDNIIIAKMDATANEVESLVISGFPTIKYFPAEGKEVVDYTGNRDLETFSKFLDNGGVLPEEDSGEDDDGDDEDDGEEDSDAEKEDDTDDQSKEVDESAEVPANKTSKDEL; the protein is encoded by the exons ATGAGGACGCACAAGCTTTTATCCATCGCTCTGCtgggcctgctgctgctgctgctgctgggggcCTCCAGCATCCAGGCCGCAGACCCCGATGGGGACCCCGAGGAGGCAGCAGAGGCACGGGGGGACGCATCGGCGGAGACGTCAGAGGACACCTCGGAGGAGACGGACGAGGAGCCAAAGAAGGAGAAGACAACCGAgatagaagaagagaaagacgTTTTGGTTCTGCACATCAACAACTTTGACAGAGCTCTCAGCGAGAATAAGTATTTACTGGTTGAGTTCT ACGCTCCCTGGTGCGGCCACTGCAAGCAGTTCGAGCCGGTTTACGCCGAGGCCGCGGAGAAGCTGAAGGACGAAGAGGCGGGGATGCGCCTGGCCAAAGTGGACGCCATCGAGGAGAGGGAGCTGGCCGACGAGTTTGACATCGGCAGCTTTCCCACTCTGAAGATGTTCGTCGGTGGAGACCGGCAGAAGCCTGTGGACTACACTG GTAAAAGATCAGTAGTAGGAATAATTCAGTGGATGAAGCGTCGCGCCGGTCCCGCTACGTCAAATCTCGATTCTGTGGACTCTGCGGCAAAGTTCATCGCCGCCCACAACATCTCTGTTGTTGGATTCTTCAAC AGCCTGGAAAGCGAGTCTGCCAAGGTGTTCGAGGAGGCCGCTTATGATTTGACGGACGTTGAGTTTGGAGTTACTTCAACTCCTGAAGTGTTTCAGAAGTACGAGGTGAAATCAGACTCTGTGGTGCTCTTCAAAAAG TTTGATGACGGCAGAGAAGACTACATTTGGTCAAAAGAAGAGAAACTAGACATGTCCAACCTGACCTCTTTCATCAAGGAGAGCAGCCTGGAGCTCATCATCCCATTCAGCTCTGAG GTAGCAGACAAGATCTTCACGTCTCGCATCCGCCTGCACAGCCTGCTCTTCATCAACTCCACGGTGGCGAGTCAGGCggagctgctggaggaggcCAAACCCATCGCCAAAGAGTTTAAGGGCAAG ATGCTGTTCATTGTAATTAATGTGACCGAGGCCTTGTCACATGTGCTAAATTATTTCGGAGTGTCAGAAAGCGACGCACCGACTGCAAGGCTCATCAACATGGAAACACAGAAGAAGTTCAGCATTCCCTCTGGAAGTCTAACGGCAGATTCGCTACGGCGGCTGTGTCAGGAGGTTGTTGACGGCAGTGCAAAG CCGTACTATCGTTCTGAGGAGATCCCGGAGGACTGGGACAAAGAACCAGTGAAAGTCCTGGTGGGCAAGAATTTTGAATCTGTGGCTCTGGACCCGACCAAAAACGTCTTTGTTGAGTTTT ATGCTCCATGGTGTGGACACTGCAAGGAACTGGCTCCTATTTGGGACCAGCTGGCACAGAAATATGCAGACCATGACAACATCATCATAGCCAAGATGGACGCcaccgccaacgaagtggagtcGCTGGTCATATCTGGATTCCCAACTATCAAATATTTCCCAGCTGAGGGCAAAGAG GTGGTCGACTACACTGGAAATCGGGACCTGGAGACATTTTCCAAGTTCCTGGATAATGGAGGAGTTTTACCAGAAGAGGATAGCGGCGAGGATGACGACGGTGACGATGAAGATGATGGTGAGGAGGATTCAGATGCTGAAAAAGAGGACGACACTGATGACCAGAGCAAG GAAGTAGACGAGTCTGCAGAGGTTCCTGCCAACAAGACATCCAAAGACGAGCTGTAA
- the LOC118563067 gene encoding protein PERCC1, producing the protein MVLCLVNSHFSSGPLVSAGLGGDMATGVIRNFHIQAPTPAFFPTFLDSPRDKDEGRQPREKPQEREDDEDQEEEEEEDEEEEEDECLEPFVLNPAQTAVDVTNQLLRFAELISRDVQRYFGRCCEDREACDMYDDSVSVVTSGRLRYYDDLLRIAGAGTPEGPASGPEAPDDRPGLGVPKGGSGLGPLAELFNHRVLSQVRGQPMIHRHLPLSFWTEPVPRCPLVGFGGPPDVTQASGSTQADGHVNPPPHHSIASSSELDFSDLLAYWDPNPEFPHALMEDVHTEMSAQQLPGAGI; encoded by the coding sequence ATGGTCCTCTGTCTTGTGAATTCCCACTTCTCATCAGGGCCTCTGGTCTCTGCAGGTTTGGGAGGCGACATGGCCACGGGGGTCATCAGGAACTTCCACATCCAGGCCCCGACTCCGGCCTTCTTCCCCACTTTCCTGGACTCTCCGCGCGACAAGGATGAGGGCCGTCAGCCGAGGGAGAAGCCGCAGGAAAGAGAAGACGACGAAGAtcaagaggaggaggaggaggaggacgaggaggaggaggaagacgaaTGTTTGGAGCCGTTCGTTTTGAATCCAGCTCAGACCGCGGTGGACGTGACCAATCAGCTGCTCAGGTTCGCGGAGCTCATCAGCCGTGACGTCCAGCGGTATTTTGGCCGCTGCTGCGAGGACCGGGAAGCCTGCGACATGTACGACGACTCTGTCTCCGTGGTGACCAGCGGCCGTCTGCGTTACTACGACGACCTGCTGAGAATCGCGGGCGCGGGGACCCCAGAGGGGCCGGCGAGCGGTCCGGAGGCCCCGGACGACCGTCCTGGACTCGGCGTGCCAAAGGGCGGCAGCGGCTTGGGGCCTCTGGCCGAGCTGTTCAACCACCGGGTTCTGAgtcaggtcagaggtcagcccATGATCCACAGGCACCTGCCGCTCAGTTTCTGGACAGAGCCGGTTCCTCGCTGCCCTCTGGTCGGCTTCGGCGGCCCGCCGGACGTCACGCAGGCGAGCGGCAGCACTCAGGCCGACGGACACGTCAACCCGCCGCCGCACCACAGCATCGCCAGCAGCAGCGAGCTGGACTTCAGCGACCTGCTGGCTTACTGGGATCCAAACCCGGAGTTTCCTCACGCGCTCATGGAGGACGTTCACACAGAGATGAGCGCGCAGCAGCTGCCCGGAGCCGGCATCTGA